The Apus apus isolate bApuApu2 chromosome 4, bApuApu2.pri.cur, whole genome shotgun sequence genome contains the following window.
tataaatatctgaagggtgggtttCAAGAAGGAGGGGTCAATCTCAtttcagctgtgccctgtgaTGGGACGAGgagcaatggattcaaactcgagcacaggaagttccacctcaacatgaggaagaacttctttcctgtgagggtgacagagccctgggacaggctgcccagagaggttgtggagtctccttctctggagacttgcaagacccgtctggatgtgtttctgtgagacctgccccaggtgatcctgccctggcaggggggttggactcaatgatctccagaggtcccttccaactctgaccattctgtggttctgtaatGCAGTATTTGTTCCTGTTTACTTGGGCTTCTCCGTTGCTTGACTTTGCTTGTTCCAAGCCAGGTCAAAACCCCAGCTTTAGGAAGGAGGGTGAAATCtaatggaaaagagaagtgcatgaaagaaataaacaaaataaaaaatgtgtcaCTTCCTGCAACGTTTgtcaaggaaaataaaggaataaatgtACTATTACATTTTGTTACCCACTGTCATATCCAGTGGAGCTACAGATCTCCCATGCTCTGACAGAGCAACAATGTCCACTTGGACTGCcctttaaagttgtttttttaagaaagagaagctgaaaaatcaTGGATAAACACACTCCAAGGAAATATTTCCTGTGTACAGTAGAAAGGAGCCGAGGGAGAGCCCCTGTTCCACGCTGGGGTCAGTCCCCACCACAATGTAtggaggcaggagagcagggtcACTGGGAGGAAACGAGTATAAACAGGATCTGCTTTtatcagtggggaaaaaaaaaaaaagaaccctaACCCTGTTTAAGTTAGCTATAAATATGTGCCTATATGTTTTAATCACAAGCTGCTGTTTCCAAGCCTTGCAGCCAGGGTTAAGTCACAGATGTCGAGCTGCCGACCACAGGCTGTCCTTGAATGCAAGATGCTGATTgtcctttctgcttttacagGGAATTAGTAAGGGGCAGCCCGTGCTCACAGCCCGGGCAGGACGTCTGAGCTGGAGTGGCAGGAtgggaggagagaaaggagaccTGCCAGTCTTGCAGGGCAACCTCCTGGTgggatgctggggctggggacctGACAGCCTTGCAGTGCATCCTCCTGGTGGTGGGATGCGGGAATTGGGGGACatgtggggggggtggggggggtctGACATCCTTGCAGAGCATCCCTCCTGGTGGGTTGCAGGGATTGAAGCGTCCTGCCAGTCTCACAGAGCACCCCTCCTGGTGGGCTGCCGGGTCTGGGGGGACCTTCAGCCTTTCAGACCTTCCCTCCTGGTGCTCTTCTGGGTGCGGGAGGGCCGGCCAGCCTGTCCGAGGTGGGgtgcgggggggagggggggggtccCGTCAGGAGGTGCAGCCCCCCCTGCCTCGcagccccgggacccccgggctGGGAAGCGGGGCAGTCAAACCCTGCGCTCTGCTGCCCCCTgccgggggcgggcggcgcggcgggacGGGACGGCAGCAGCGGGGGTACCTGCACCCCCCCGGCTACCTGCACCCCCCGGCTACCTgaccctcccacccccctgtGCTGTCTGCACCCCCACGGGGTGTCTGCACCCCAGTCCTGACAGCCGCTCTCCCCCTCACCAGGAGGTGCCGGCGGTACCTCCTCCCAAAACTGGGTGCCTGCCCCTTCCGTCTGTTCCCCGGGTGCCCCAGGGGTGCCTGCCCGGCCCCCGGCACGGCGTCTCTGCCCCCCAAGTGCGTGCCTAtcccccctttccccccatCTCCTCCATCAGCTCTCCCCGTCctctgctgggtcttcaagcTCCCGGCTTCACCCTGCCCCGGGCTCGCCTGGTCCCGCCAAGCAgcgctgctgcctcctcctcctcctcctcctcctccagcgGTACCTGAAGCTCGGGGCTCCCGACACCACCCCCGCCCCGGCTCGGCccacccctcctccctccctccctcctttcgCCCCTCCCGGAGCTCTCCCGTAGGAGCGGGAAGGCGAAAGGAGCCGGCAGCGCTGCCGGCCGCTGCCCAGCGCAGCCCCCCCGGAGCATGCCAGGGCAGCGGGGGGCACCCACCTCGCTGCCCCCCCGGGagggccggcggcggggccgagcggcggccggagcgggtggtggggaggggggcgAGGAGCAGAGCACCCTGCTTGCCCTCCGTCCCTCCATCCCGGCTGCGGGCAGCCAGCCTTGCCGGCGGGAAGGGGGAGCGGGGTGCTGAGCGAGTTTTGGAGGCGGGCTAGCGGGGATCATGCCGGGGGGGCTGAGCCTCGGCATCGCTTTCTCCTCGCCCTCCATGGAGCCCGGGCTTTTTCTACAATGACTTTCCCTGAGCTGAGTAATGGCAGCTTGAGTGGGAACAGGACGGGCCAGGGCAGCCCGAGCGGTGCCAACCGGTCCTGGGGGCTGCAAGGCGAGGAGACCCCCGAGGGCAACGGCACCGCCACCCTGACTTTCGCCTTGGACGTGCAAGCGGTGGGCGTGGGGGTCTTCCTGGCTGTCTTCATCCTCTCAGCCATCGTGGGCAACATCCTGGTGATCCTCTCGGTGGCTTGTAACCGGCACCTGCAAACAGTCACCAACTACTTCATCGTCAACCTGGCCATCGCCgacctgctgctcagcaccaccGTGCTGCCCTTCTCGGCCACCTTGGAGGTGCTGGGCTTCTGGGTGTTTGGGCGCATCTTCTGCAACATCTGGGCAGCTGTGGAcgtgctgtgctgctctgcctccatcATGAGCTTGTGCATCATCTCGGTGGACAGGTACATTGGTGTTAAGTACTCCCTCAAGTACCCCACGATCATGACCGAGAAGAAGGCGGGGGTTATCCTCGTGGTGGTCTGGCTCTCCTCCATGGTCATCTCCATCGGGCCCCTGCTGGGATGGAAGGAGCCGCCACCGCCAGATGAGAGCATCTGTAGCATCACGGAGGAGCCAGGCTATGCCctgttctcctccctcttctctttctaCCTGCCCCTCATGGTCATCCTGGTGATGTACTTCAGGATCTACGTGGTGGCCAGGCGGACCACCCGGAGCTTGGAGGCAGGGGTCAAGAAGGAGAGGAACAAATCCATGGAGGTGGTACTGCGCATCCACTGTCGCAGCGTGCTGGAGGAGCCTCTCTCCAGCACCAGGAGCAAGGGGCACAACTTCAGGAGCTCCCTTTCTGTGCGGCTCCTCAAGTTCTCCCGTGAGAAGAAAGCAGCCAAAACTCTCGCCATCGTCGTGGGGGTTTTCATCCTCTGCTGGTTCCCCTTCTTCTTTGTCCTGCCTTTCGGTAAGTGACCCTGtcccccatcccagccctgctgcctgtgcctgagCCCCTGGGAACCTGCTCCTTGGGGTAAACTTTCAGGACACAACTCAGGCCCAGAGGAGAGGGATAGGTAACTGATCAGCAGATAAACCAGTGATGAATTAATTCAATTAGTTAACGCATATTCAGTGTTTGTTAATCAGGCTCATAGCATCAATCAAAGTAAACAGCACAtgaataaaaaagcagcataatAATTGGTTTCATTAATTCATTCTGCGTTCAGCAGCTTGATTAACGAAGCTCAGGCAAAGGAGGAAGCAGCTCTGTTTCCAGCAGGCTGTAGCTGTGGTACAGTGGGTTCCAGACAGCTCTgccatccctgtccccagtcTCTCTTCCCCCCATTCTGGATGAGGGCACCTGGATCCACCTCTGTGGgcccagggctcccacctctgTTGTGAGCTGGTGAAGATGTTGGAGATAAGTGAGGTTTGATCCCCTCAAGGAGGGTGTCAGTGTCTGAAGCCCAAGTCCCGCTGACGTTGTGCAGGGACCTGGAGCAGGACCAGGTTCATCTGCAAGGATGATAGTCCTAGGTGATTTCCCAGGACCAATCCACCTCCTCCAGGAGTCGTGCCTTCAGCTCCCTGCCATGGTGCCCATGTCACTGGGGGCTCATTTGGTTCCCTGCCATGGTGCCCATGTCACGGGGGGCTCATTTGGGGTTGTCTGGTAGGTTGTGCTCTAAAGTTTTGGCAAGTTGTTTGCCCCCTGgtgcagaggaggctgagcaggCACAGAGCTCACAGGAGAGCATGATGTCCAAGGCACTGTCCCCTTCCAACAGCAGGGCTACCTGCAGCCCCTACAGTGCAGGAGGGCCAGTGCTCTCCATCACCACCTCATCCAACAACAGGCACCCAACCCAGGCGACCTGAGTAACCCTCTGGAGTGATGTAGCTGAActgagggggggaaaaggagATTAATTTCTGAATATTGACAATTGCCTttgagcagagctcagcaaagcagagagatcTGTCCCTCCATCTGCTGGGTGGGACTCTGGTGTCCCACAGCTCACTGGGGACTTGGGTCCAACTAACCCTGCAGCAAGGGAAACCTCTTGTTCCTCTTGTACCTTGTCTCTCTCTGTTTCGGTTTTTCTCCCTGGGTGAGGGTGGACTTTGCTGGGTTTAGGGGTGAAATTGCTGCTGTGAAGAGTTTTAACCCTGTTGTGTGCATGAGGGTTTGTGGTATCACTCAGGCAGGGAGCAGTAAGGATGCTGTCAACTTCTCCAACAAGTACCAAGATGAATTATCCTGTCTTaccatgcctcagtttctctttcaCCCATCAGATGCAGTGGGGGATTTTTGTAGCCTGCAAATAAGTATTTTGGGGAATTGTGGGGCTCATGGAGATGCCAGTATTGGAAAGCTgaactctctgggcagccccacTCTGACACTTGCCTCCTTGGCTAATCAGAAGGGCAGGAACCAGCTTCAAACCTCATTCCTGTCTTTACACCCTGCAGCCAATGAAGCTGGGAATTGGGATCCTGTTCGTCTGAGTTATTCCCAGCACTTAGGAATAAACATCAGGCAGATActtctcagcagaaaaaaatattttatcttgttTTGCCATATTTATCCTCCTCTGAAACTCTTGACCCAACTTCTCACTGATGTAAATCATCACCCTTGCACTCAAGTCAAGAGAGACACTGATTTACAACAGCTAAAAAtccaaatttttttctttagctacCTCCAGTGAACCCATTTGCTTCCTCCAAGCACAGAACTTGCCAAGTTCTTTACAAACATGGCTTTGATCTTTACTTCCTGCTGTATTATACACATAATATAAACACAGTGAAAGTTCATTTATTTTATGATTACAAAATATGCTGCCTCTGATTTCCCCCTCCTTTTATTAATTGCCCTATTCAAATCTGAGAATCATTCAATGCTAACtagaaggggaagagaaactTCTGCAAGGTCTAATCTCTGattttgcagctcaggagagagGTCTGAAACCCAGAGAAACCAGCAAACTTCACTGTAAATCCACAGACTGAAGCATTCTGGGGCAAATTCTCCTCGAAAAGAAGATTGGAAATGGTTGAACAGAAAGGCTTTTTGATTCACTCATTAGACAAATCAGAATTTGGGGGCAACTGGAAGTGTAATTGATGCACATTTTAAGTGGAAACTAAACACTGGTGGGGAACTGAAAGCACTTTCAATTGAAGTGAAACATGTTTCAATTTAAGAAGAGAGTGaatggagttttattttttaaaatgagcacttaaatatatttcaaaactaACTGGCATGATAAAATGAAATAAGTGatctattttcttctgaaaatactgaaatgttttgactctttttttttctttcctatttgaCATGGATTTGCAAGGTGTTGCAGTTGAGCTGCTTACACTGTTGGCTGATTGTACTTTTAAGGGATAAGTGAATTTCTCGactgaaaaaaagactgaaaaaaagactCCCAGCTTTGCTTAGTATGGGCTTAGCAATCAGAAACTTTTGTATCAGCTGTTGCTGGTTTCTGTGTGAGTCCACACACCTTTGCATCTTTCTGCAGGGTAGTTTCCATGTTAGTTAACAATGAGTAACATTTATCCCATCAGTGTCCTGAAGCTGAAATAACCAACACTGTTAAATAACAGGACCTATGTCTGTGCCAAATGGTGTCAGCTGTTTCTCCATGCTTGAATAATCTGCAAAGATTGTTCTTTAAATCAGTTAAACTCCCCAATACTTTCACAGTCTATTTATCAGCTAAATAATTTAGCTCACTCTTGGGTTTGTGGTACACATCTACAAGCACAGGATGCCATCACCTGGGGTTTTAACACAATTAACAGTTTCAATGGCTAATGAGTCTCTTTAAGCAGCTGGTTGTTCAACAAGAGATGAAACCCTAACCACCCACACATTTCTTGTGTGGGTTGTGTCTTCTGCTGGGTGTGCAGTAGAGCTCAACTGAGCTACTTTACCTGGGGATCCTGGGGGGTCACTGTGTGTTTTATGGAAGGGTGACCCTTCCCTTAGCAAAGACCTGCCCAGAGAACATTGCTGGAGGCTCCTCAGAGATGGGGGACAAGGATTAATGTCCCTTTGGTTGTCTCAGATGTCTGTGCCTTCATCTTAGCTAGTCATAGCATCATGGAGAAGcctgttggaagggacctctgaagttCCAGCTGTCTCTCTGAGCAACTTCACACACATAGCTGATCAGTCAGTCACATTCACCCCAACCTCCCTTCATCATTCCAAGGACAGTTCGTAAAGGTGTGACTCATTTGACCTATTCTGGACACCCTGCTTAGGATGAGACAAATTGTGGTGTCAAGttgcctcttcctctcccttggCTACAACTGCAGCCAGAGGAATTTAACCAGTTGATGGTGTCTGCACTGCAGGTATTAGCAGAGGTGGGATGTAACttagtcttaattttttttaagtctaatGGGAGCAAGATGCCTAGGTGAGAGAAAGCTCAGTCCTGTGTCAGACCAACCTTTACTAGAGGAAGAGAACAGACAGAGAAACTCTAGTAACACATCCACAGAGGCTTCATTGGCTCTTCTGCTGATGGAAAACCCTGCTGAAAGTTAGGTGCTGGATTTGTCCTCGCACCAGGACATCTGTGCAGTGGGTCAAGGAACCAGAActccctaagattctgtgatgtAACACCTATAGATAGATAGTCACCTGCTTTCTCAAACCTGATCCTGTAAGAACAGGTGGAAAGATGgagccctgctccccatccACTCTTCAGTGGCTGGGGAGCATGCAAAGACAAAGTGGGAGCCCAAATGGGACCATCTCAGCAGTGGAGGCAAAGACCTTCTTCACCACTACCCCAAAGTATCCAAGAGGAAACAACCATCCCTTGGGATCAAGGATGCACTACCCAGTACCCAGGATGGTGATTTACACCCCTCAATGGCTTAGTTTAGTTTAGTCCAGGTGGTGGGCTCCCATGTTAGTTATTCTTTGGGATTTGTTAGAAATCAAGGCTGGTCtagaaagctggggaaggggctggagcacaagtctgatgaggagcagctgagggagctgggggtgtccagcctgagaggagaccttctggctctgcaactgcctgagaggaggttagagccaggggaggttggtctcttctcccaagtaacaagtgatggggtgaaaggaaatggcctcaagttatGCCAGGGGCAGTTTAGATTGGAttttgggaacaatttcttgctggcaagggctgtcaggccctggcccaggctgcccagggcagggggggagtccccatccctggagggatttcaaagccctgtagatgtggtgctgagggacatgggttagtggtggcctaggcagtgctgggttaacaggtggacttgatgatctcaaaggtcttttccaacctgaatgcttctgtgattctatgaaatcaaGTTCAGTGTGAGaaaggcacagcagcacccaTAGCTAGTGCCACACAAGAGCAAAGACCAGAACCCAAGGCTCCTTTTACTCTGTTCCCCCCACAACAGCAGGTTATCCAGACAAGGAATGACTTGAGAGATCCCTCAGCATGACCAAAACCCTCATATTCAGGGTCTCATGTTTGCCTTGGGATGGTGACTTGCCTGTCTGTGCAGTGGAAGCTGGTACTCATTTCCAGGTATGATTCAAAAACCACAGTGTATTGGCTTTTTAACCTGCAtcctgaaggaaaagcagctgttgcACAAACCAGGCTCAGAAAGATCTCCTTGAagccaaaataaatatatttgtgtaGGTGTTGTTTTTCACAGGGCAGAGGTCCTgatgcaaaacattttgtagAAGATGAGCTCACAAGGGCATAGTAGTTCTCAGGGTTTGGTCACTTGTAAAACAAATGCAGGTAAAAGCACATTTCAGATGAGGCCAAGTCTGTTCTGGTAGAAGAGGAGAATCTAATTCTATCCTGGTATAAGAGCATTTAACATGAAGTCCTAAGAAAAAAGGACTTAGGTCATCACTCTCTGCCTGTGCTCGTGGAAGCCTTTCCCCACCACCTGATGAACTCTTTCATCAGTTTCAATCCCAAAGGGCTAAAAGTCCTCAATATATCAAGTTCCTATAAAAATGGGTAGATGGGTAAAGGGCTGGGGGCTTTCGTACCCTCCCTCAGGGACTGAGGACTGCAGAGTGAGCTCAGACATCAGAAAATATTCACTAAAAATCCACCACGAGACACAGTTCAACGGAAAATCAAACTTCTTTAGTTTCGTTGTGCACAGGAGGACCTGATGGGAAGTGTGATTTGAAAGGAGGAGGGTGAAAGGCAAACCATTCAACTGCTTTCATTGTCAGGGCAGTCTCTTTTATCTCCTGACATTTTCTGAGTCGTGGTGGAACTTGTGGAATTGGCATGGAAAAAGGAATGGGCAACTGCTTTGGAATAATCAGCTACAGCCCAGAGCACCAaagcaaactggaaaaagaGCAATCCAATGAACTACTCCATCTGCCACACGTCCCTCATTGATCTTGGTCCACTGGATCAAGATCAATCATTAAAAATGCCAGTGACAACACGGACACAGAATCTCAAAAGCTGCTAGATACCAGGCACCAGTTTGACTTATCAGACATCATCCAGGCAAGAGGCAAGATCCTTCTCATCTCCCTTTTGCCTTCCAGCCCAACTTTCTCAGGGAAGGATCCCATGCTCCCAGACAACTCCTGATCTGTTTTTCAAGGCTATGCTTAAAGCATTGCAGTGAAGGCAAATCCATTGCTGTCTCAGGCAAATGATGCTGTTGCTTAAGCAGCCCTCAAGTGTGGgacttctgctgctctttttccAGTTCAGAGTGCCTGCAGTAgcattagaatcatagaaaacTAGAATaatttaagttggaaaagaccctcaagatcatgaagtccagccTTTAACCCTTCTCTACCATGTTAATCCCTAAGTCttatccccaagcaccacatctagataacttttaaacacatccagggatgatgactccaccacctctctgggctgtgctgcagcctagCAGAACAACATTCCTAGGGATGATAGCAGGGATGTATGTGGTGGGCATGGCACAGGGACTCATGGGGGTGGACATCCTACTGGGATAACACTGGAGGAAAAGTCCAGGCACAGGGAGTCATCTGCATTGATTGTGCCTGTCTAAGCTAACAGGGTGGAAAAGCAACCCGTGAGCTGGGTTTGTCTCCAGGGAAAACATGTTGCCATCCTGCAAAAGGGCACAGGAGAGAATGACAAGTAGGAACATGGATAATGAGACTGCAAGTAAATTGTGTAGCAATTGTGAGTGTAAATTGTGCTGATTCCCTCTTTGTATCTTGGTGCAGAAGCCATCAGAGTGCAGAGATGCAGACAAACGGTCCACATCTCTTTAGAAATACCCAGCAAAAAGTCATTACTTGGAGCCCCAGTAGTAAAATcctaaaatggtttgggttggaagggaccttcatcTAGTTCAAAGTCCCatgtcatgggcagggacacctcccaccagcctaggttgctccaagccccatccaacctgcccttcaacactgccagggatggggcagccacagcttctctgggcaacctgggccagggtctcaccaccctcacagcaaagaatttcttcctaagatctcatctgaatctcccctctttgaGCTTAAAaccttgtcccatcactacaaTGTGTCTGTGTGGTTTCCTTCTTACCCATTCCCCTGTGCCAAAGGCCAGATGGAGGGTTTAGGACAGTTTCTGCTGTCTGCCTTGTTAGAAGAAATGTAGCATTCTGGACCTCAAATCATGGTTTGGGCACCCAAGAACACAGGCTTTGCCTCTGCCTGGCCAAACCTTGCAGTGATTCAGTGTAATGACTGGCAATAAGACCCAGATCTCCCATGACCTACATGTGGGATTACTCTGCTTCCAATCCACCCACCACACCAccaaataaaactatttaaagCCAGAAGTCTGTTTTTATGTTACAGGATCTTGATGCATCTGGGGGCAGTTGCTGTAATGGATGTACCACAAACAGGGGAAGAAATAGGTcttgaaaaatttaaaactacTCTGATTCAGTGGGCAAAATGTTATAAAATCTCTCAATGAGTGTTTTGGAACCAGTACCAAAATACACCACATAATGTTAAATGTATCTATAATAATCTGGGTCTGCTTGTTTTATCGTGTTTGCACACACAAAATTTTGTCCTGGGTATTCTAGGAAAGAGCTTTTAATTAGCCTGATCTATCttcattaatttatatttgGATAAATATTTGCTCATTAATTCTGATGATCTGGTTAATGAGATGTAATGGAGATGGAGTGGAAGGGTGGGGATGCTCAATAGTATGATCATGCAAAGTGGTTGTTTAATCTCTGGGTACCAGCttgtttttaattggttttaCCACAACAAACATCATGAACTAGGTACTAGAAGTGGTGTCATCTCAGCAAGCAGCAATGTAAAAGCTTTGTGCTACCTCGAGGGGGTTTAATTAGAAGTGTGTTCACTTCAGTGAGAATGTGCTGCACTTTTGCTCAAGGCTCTTCAGAAAATGAGTGTATTTGTTTGGGAAAGCAACCTGAAATACCTTCTGACTGATCAATCAGGGCTTTCTCTTGATGTGATTACTGTGCTGTATGCCAGGGCTGATAGTACCTATAAGCACCATGGGACTCTTCCGGAATAAAGTCCCAGTTTCTGGTACCTACCAGGTGAAGTTTTCCATTCCATGTCTTTGCAACAGGCTGAATTTGTTCTGCCACATGTGAGGCAAAATTTGAGTCATATCTGAAAaagatgatggaaaaaaaaaccaccaaagaGTTAAGTTCCTGTAAAGAAGTATCATGAGGACAGCCTGGGGTCTAAAAAGCTCTGGCAGTACCACATGTCAAAGCAGCAACAGGGCATTTTACTTCCTCAGGGTTGGGGGGTGTTTTCTGTCAGGACAGGGCAAGAATTAGACAAAGCAggcccccctgcagggctgggtccagttctggggcccctgacacaagaaggacatggagctgttggagcaagtacagaggagatgctcagagggctggagcagctctgctctggagacaggctgggagagttggggtgttcagcctggagaagagaaggctccagggagaccttagagcaccttccagtgcctgaaggggctacaggaaagttggggaggtacttgggacaagggcagggagtgagaagatgaaggggtaatggtttcaaactgtaAGATATCCATGAGGAAACACAGTTCTGTCATCAGActggagctgagcagggtgAGTTTGTCAAGTGTGGAGCCACATACTGACCAGTGAGGAAATAATGGAGTAGCTCATCAGAGTAATTACTTAATTGAGCCCCTACCTGTCCTTGCAACTGGTACAACAGGGAGactgcagagacagaagagCCTGAACCTGAAATTAAACTCTTTAAGGGTAAGAAATCAAAGCTTTGCAAAGATAATTTGTATTTAACCTTGTCCAACTCTTGAGTCCTTAACTTTGCAACCTCCTTAGTATTAATTTAGAAGTGTTATTATCTAGGATACAGCATATCTtccctggaagctgctgtttgtgtgcTCAGTGGAAACCAGCATTCACCACAGTGGTGGAGTTAAACACTGCAATTTGGAGCACAACCCAATTGCAAAGCAAATAATGTCAAAACCTCTTAAAATACTTGTTCTCTGTATATACCCTTACACCAGCTGAAGCCC
Protein-coding sequences here:
- the ADRA1D gene encoding alpha-1D adrenergic receptor, producing MTFPELSNGSLSGNRTGQGSPSGANRSWGLQGEETPEGNGTATLTFALDVQAVGVGVFLAVFILSAIVGNILVILSVACNRHLQTVTNYFIVNLAIADLLLSTTVLPFSATLEVLGFWVFGRIFCNIWAAVDVLCCSASIMSLCIISVDRYIGVKYSLKYPTIMTEKKAGVILVVVWLSSMVISIGPLLGWKEPPPPDESICSITEEPGYALFSSLFSFYLPLMVILVMYFRIYVVARRTTRSLEAGVKKERNKSMEVVLRIHCRSVLEEPLSSTRSKGHNFRSSLSVRLLKFSREKKAAKTLAIVVGVFILCWFPFFFVLPFGSFFPSLKPSEMVFKIIFWLGYFNSCVNPIIYPCSSKEFKRAFIRLLKCQCHRRRRPIWRVYDHHWRGASMNSSVQDSEADLRPRINTLNSSFIFHPSSQERANKRRTLSFKGWKMLSPFQKPASTQLKEKMNSLSNKIRGGSSKGGVTATYKTEVESVSIGIPHDFVETIDYQTYDLTDCCRLRETDI